The following coding sequences lie in one Klebsiella huaxiensis genomic window:
- the folB gene encoding bifunctional dihydroneopterin aldolase/7,8-dihydroneopterin epimerase, which yields MDIVFIEQLSVITTIGVYDWEQTIEQKLVFDIEMAWDNRKAAASDDVSDCLSYADISELVINHVEGARFALVERVAEEIADLLLENFQSPWVRIKVSKPGAVARAANVGVIIERGLNLKQNFSGHTR from the coding sequence ATGGATATTGTATTTATAGAGCAACTTTCGGTAATCACCACTATCGGTGTTTACGACTGGGAACAAACCATCGAGCAGAAGCTGGTGTTCGATATCGAAATGGCGTGGGACAACCGCAAAGCCGCGGCCAGTGATGATGTCAGCGATTGTCTCAGCTATGCTGATATCAGCGAGCTGGTGATTAACCACGTTGAGGGCGCGCGTTTTGCGCTGGTGGAGCGCGTGGCGGAAGAAATTGCCGACCTGTTGCTGGAAAATTTCCAATCTCCATGGGTACGTATTAAAGTCAGCAAGCCTGGCGCAGTAGCCCGGGCGGCCAACGTTGGCGTCATTATTGAACGTGGCCTTAATCTGAAACAAAACTTTTCAGGTCATACTCGTTAA
- the bacA gene encoding undecaprenyl-diphosphate phosphatase — translation MSDIHSLLVAAILGVVEGLTEFLPVSSTGHMIIVGHLLGFEGDTANTFEVVIQLGSILAVVVMFWRRLFGLIGIHFGRPPEHEGQGSGRLSLIHILLGMIPAVVLGLIFHDSIKSLFNPINVMYALIVGGVLLIAAEVLKPKQPRAVGIDDMTYRQAFVIGCFQCLALWPGFSRSGATISGGMLMGVSRYAASEFSFLLAVPMMMGATVLDMYKSIGFLSVSDIPMFAVGFITAFIVALIAIKTFLQLIKRISFIPFAIYRFVVAAAVYVVFF, via the coding sequence ATGAGCGATATACACTCGCTGCTGGTGGCGGCAATATTGGGTGTGGTTGAGGGTTTGACAGAATTTTTACCTGTTTCCAGTACGGGTCATATGATTATTGTCGGTCATCTTCTGGGTTTTGAAGGCGATACCGCAAATACTTTTGAGGTGGTGATTCAGCTAGGTTCGATTCTTGCGGTTGTTGTGATGTTCTGGCGTCGTTTGTTTGGTCTTATCGGTATTCATTTTGGCAGACCTCCAGAGCATGAAGGCCAGGGAAGTGGTCGTTTATCGCTTATTCATATTCTTCTTGGGATGATCCCGGCGGTGGTACTGGGGCTGATTTTCCATGATTCCATTAAGTCTCTTTTCAATCCGATTAACGTGATGTACGCACTGATTGTCGGCGGCGTGCTGCTGATTGCGGCGGAAGTGCTGAAGCCAAAACAGCCGCGCGCAGTAGGCATTGACGATATGACCTATCGTCAGGCGTTCGTGATCGGTTGCTTCCAGTGTCTGGCTCTTTGGCCGGGCTTCTCGCGTTCCGGGGCGACCATTTCTGGCGGGATGCTGATGGGCGTAAGCCGCTATGCGGCTTCTGAGTTCTCGTTCCTGCTGGCGGTGCCGATGATGATGGGCGCAACCGTGCTGGATATGTACAAGAGCATCGGTTTCCTGAGCGTTAGCGATATTCCGATGTTTGCTGTTGGCTTTATCACCGCGTTTATCGTCGCGCTGATTGCGATTAAAACCTTCCTGCAGCTGATTAAACGTATCTCGTTTATTCCGTTCGCTATCTACCGTTTTGTCGTGGCGGCAGCGGTCTACGTGGTCTTCTTCTGA
- a CDS encoding multifunctional CCA addition/repair protein, protein MKVYLVGGAVRDALLRLPVKDRDWVVVGTTPQQLLDAGYQQVGRDFPVFLHPQSREEYALARTERKSGSGYTGFTCYAAADVTLEQDLQRRDLTINALAQDADGQIIDPYGGQDDLRLRLLRHVSPAFSEDPLRVLRVARFAARYAHLGFRIAEETMALMRTMADAGELAHLTPERVWKETESALTTRNPQVFFQTLRDCRALKVLFPEVDALYGVPAPAKWHPEIDTGLHTLMTVTMAAMLSPEVDVRFATLCHDLGKGLTPKELWPRHHGHGPAGVKLVEQLCVRLRVPNEIRDLAKLVAEFHDLIHTLPMLQPKTLVKLFDNIDAWRKPQRVKQIALTSEADVRGRAGFEACDYPQGRLLLEAWEVARSVSTKEVVAEGFQGIEIREELTRRRIKAVAQWKEKRCPQQQD, encoded by the coding sequence GTGAAGGTTTATCTGGTCGGTGGTGCGGTTCGGGATGCGTTATTAAGGCTACCGGTCAAAGACAGAGATTGGGTCGTAGTTGGCACTACGCCTCAGCAATTACTCGACGCGGGCTACCAGCAGGTAGGCCGCGATTTTCCCGTGTTCCTTCATCCTCAAAGCCGTGAAGAATATGCTCTGGCGCGTACCGAGCGGAAATCCGGTTCCGGTTATACCGGCTTTACCTGCTATGCTGCCGCTGACGTTACCCTTGAGCAAGACCTGCAGCGTCGCGATCTAACGATTAATGCGCTGGCCCAGGATGCTGACGGCCAGATTATCGACCCTTATGGCGGCCAGGATGATTTGCGCCTGCGCCTGCTGCGCCACGTCTCGCCTGCCTTTAGCGAAGATCCGCTGCGCGTTCTGCGCGTGGCGCGTTTTGCCGCCCGCTATGCGCATCTGGGCTTTCGCATCGCTGAGGAAACTATGGCGCTGATGCGCACGATGGCCGATGCCGGTGAACTCGCACACCTCACGCCCGAGCGGGTGTGGAAAGAAACGGAGAGCGCCCTCACCACCCGTAATCCCCAGGTTTTCTTTCAGACCTTACGCGACTGTCGTGCACTCAAGGTGTTGTTCCCGGAAGTCGACGCCCTCTACGGCGTACCGGCACCTGCTAAATGGCATCCGGAAATCGACACGGGTCTGCATACCTTGATGACCGTCACGATGGCGGCAATGCTCTCTCCTGAAGTGGACGTGCGTTTCGCCACCCTGTGTCACGATCTCGGGAAAGGGCTGACGCCGAAAGAGCTCTGGCCACGCCATCATGGTCACGGCCCGGCAGGCGTTAAGCTGGTCGAGCAGCTTTGTGTTCGTCTGCGGGTACCCAATGAAATCCGCGATCTGGCAAAACTGGTCGCCGAATTTCACGATCTGATTCATACCCTGCCGATGCTACAGCCGAAAACGCTGGTCAAACTGTTCGATAATATCGACGCCTGGCGCAAGCCACAGCGGGTCAAGCAAATCGCCTTAACCAGCGAAGCCGACGTGCGCGGGCGCGCCGGTTTTGAAGCCTGCGATTACCCTCAGGGACGCCTGCTGCTGGAGGCCTGGGAAGTCGCCCGATCGGTCTCAACCAAAGAAGTGGTCGCGGAAGGTTTTCAGGGGATTGAGATTCGCGAAGAGCTGACGCGTCGGCGGATTAAAGCCGTAGCACAGTGGAAAGAAAAACGTTGCCCTCAGCAGCAAGACTGA
- a CDS encoding TIGR04211 family SH3 domain-containing protein: MPKLRLITFTLLALSAATAVHAEEKRYVSDELNTWVRSGPGDNYRLVGTINAGEEVAVLQTNDSTSYAQVRDSSGRTAWIPLKELSNEPSIRIRVPDLENQVKTLTDKLNNIDTTWNQRTADMQKKVAGSDAVINGLKEENQKLKNELVVAQKKVSAANLQLDDKQRTIIMQWFMYGGGVLGVGLLLGLVLPHLVPSRKRKDRWMN; the protein is encoded by the coding sequence ATGCCAAAATTACGCCTTATTACATTTACCTTGCTGGCGCTTAGCGCCGCCACGGCGGTTCACGCGGAAGAAAAGCGTTACGTTTCTGATGAACTGAATACCTGGGTTCGCAGCGGTCCGGGCGATAATTATCGTCTCGTGGGCACCATCAACGCCGGGGAAGAAGTCGCGGTGCTGCAAACTAATGACAGCACCAGTTATGCACAAGTGCGCGACAGCAGCGGTCGTACCGCCTGGATCCCACTAAAAGAGCTGAGCAATGAGCCCAGCATCCGCATCCGCGTGCCGGACCTGGAAAACCAGGTCAAAACCCTGACCGATAAGCTGAACAACATCGATACCACCTGGAACCAGCGTACGGCGGACATGCAAAAGAAAGTCGCCGGTAGCGATGCCGTTATCAATGGCCTGAAAGAAGAGAACCAAAAGCTGAAAAACGAGCTGGTTGTCGCGCAGAAGAAGGTGAGCGCCGCCAATCTGCAATTAGATGACAAACAGCGCACCATTATCATGCAGTGGTTTATGTATGGCGGCGGCGTGCTCGGCGTCGGCCTGCTCCTCGGTCTGGTATTGCCGCACCTGGTGCCGAGCCGCAAACGTAAAGACCGCTGGATGAACTAA
- a CDS encoding CYTH domain-containing protein has protein sequence MAQEIELKFIIAHNGVDVLRQHLSALEAKHTPAAQLLNIYYETADNWLRRHDMGLRIRGDQGRYEMTLKIAGRVVGGLHQRPEYNIALEKPELALERLPAEVWPQGELPAELAQNVQPLFSTDFERERWVVKEGSSEIEIALDRGEVKAGEHQEPICELELELLSGDPQDILTLAHRLLDIGVLRQGSLSKAARGYHLAQGNEERPLTALSVLRVMPKASVEQALEAALENALAHWLYHDELLNRGNSKAKAEILHAIARVRHTLVLFGGIVPRKATTQLRERLNEAEAALLEEKNAQAALFNVACVGAKLALTEWLVNRGWRPFMNAAGEQKISGSFKRFADIQLSRAAAELKNSIAQPSADEYVGQLPRLAREIDSVQLLAGAYADVAAPWLESWQEIHRAIEHNDSSVLEYFRRQALAAEPFWLHSGKR, from the coding sequence ATGGCTCAAGAAATCGAATTAAAGTTTATCATCGCCCACAATGGTGTAGACGTACTGCGTCAGCACCTTAGCGCGTTAGAAGCTAAACACACGCCCGCAGCTCAACTGCTGAATATTTACTACGAAACGGCGGACAATTGGCTGCGTCGCCACGATATGGGGCTGCGCATTCGCGGTGACCAGGGGCGTTATGAAATGACGCTGAAAATCGCCGGTCGCGTGGTGGGTGGGCTACATCAGCGCCCGGAATACAATATTGCGCTGGAAAAGCCAGAACTGGCGCTGGAGAGGCTTCCTGCCGAAGTCTGGCCACAGGGCGAGCTGCCGGCCGAGCTTGCGCAGAACGTACAGCCGCTTTTTAGTACCGATTTCGAACGTGAAAGATGGGTAGTGAAAGAAGGCAGTAGCGAGATTGAAATTGCCCTCGATCGAGGGGAAGTCAAAGCTGGTGAGCATCAGGAGCCTATCTGCGAGCTGGAACTGGAGCTGTTGTCTGGCGATCCGCAGGATATCCTGACCCTTGCCCATCGCCTGCTGGATATCGGCGTGCTGCGACAGGGCAGTCTGAGCAAAGCGGCTCGCGGCTATCATCTGGCGCAGGGCAATGAAGAGCGTCCGCTAACCGCATTATCTGTTTTGCGTGTGATGCCGAAGGCCAGCGTGGAGCAGGCGCTGGAGGCGGCGCTGGAAAATGCGCTGGCGCACTGGCTCTATCATGATGAACTCCTCAATCGTGGCAATTCAAAAGCGAAAGCCGAGATTTTGCATGCGATTGCCCGCGTTCGGCATACGCTGGTGTTGTTTGGCGGCATTGTCCCTCGTAAGGCAACGACCCAACTTCGTGAGCGCTTGAACGAAGCTGAAGCTGCGTTGTTGGAGGAAAAGAACGCCCAGGCGGCGCTGTTTAATGTTGCCTGCGTAGGCGCTAAGCTGGCGCTTACCGAGTGGCTGGTGAATCGCGGCTGGCGTCCTTTTATGAACGCTGCCGGTGAACAGAAAATCAGCGGCTCTTTCAAACGCTTTGCTGATATTCAGCTCTCCCGCGCGGCGGCTGAGCTGAAAAACTCGATTGCGCAGCCGTCAGCCGATGAGTATGTCGGTCAGCTTCCGCGCCTGGCGCGCGAAATCGACAGCGTTCAGCTTCTGGCTGGTGCGTATGCAGATGTTGCCGCGCCGTGGTTGGAAAGCTGGCAAGAAATCCACCGGGCGATTGAGCATAATGACAGCAGCGTCCTCGAATATTTCCGTCGCCAGGCGCTGGCAGCAGAGCCGTTCTGGCTGCATAGTGGAAAACGATAA
- the glnE gene encoding bifunctional [glutamate--ammonia ligase]-adenylyl-L-tyrosine phosphorylase/[glutamate--ammonia-ligase] adenylyltransferase → MPLSSQLQQHWQTVTDRLPADFPVSTLSEQAQSVMAFSDFVEHSLVAQPQWLAELESSPPEAQEWRHYADWLQMRLAEVNDEATLMRELRQFRRWIMVRIAWAQSLSLVSEESSLQQLSVLAETLIVAARDWLYVACCREWGTPCNAEGSPQPLLILGMGKLGGGELNFSSDIDLIFAWPEHGSTQGGRRELDNAQFFTRLGQRLIKVLDQPTQDGFVYRVDMRLRPFGDSGPLVLSFAALEDYYQEQGRDWERYAMVKARIMGDNDGIYASELRAMLRPFVFRRYIDFSVIQSLRNMKGMIAREVRRRGLKDNIKLGAGGIREIEFIVQVFQLIRGGREPMLQQRALLPTLAAIEELHLLPEGDAPRLRDAYLFLRRLENLLQSINDEQTQTLPQDELNRARLAWGMGAADWDALSARLAEQMANVRQVFNELIGDDEAQSPDEQLAEYWRELWQDALEEDDTSPALAHLADNDRRSVLALIADFRKELDRRTIGPRGRQVLDQLMPHLLSEICSRADAPVPLARITPLLTGIVTRTTYLELLSEFPGALKHLISLCAASPMVASQLARHPLLLDELLDPNTLYQPTATDAYRDELRQYLLRVPEEDEEQQLEALRQFKQAQLLHIAAADIAGTLPVMKVSDHLTWLAEAMIDAVVQQAWLQMVARYGQPTHLHDRQGRGFAVVGYGKLGGWELGYSSDLDLVFLHDCPMEVMTDGEREIDGRQFYLRLAQRIMHLFSTRTPSGILYEVDARLRPSGAAGMLVTTTDSFADYQQNEAWTWEHQALVRARVVYGDPELQARFDVIRRDILTTAREGEKLQTEVREMREKMRAHLGNKHHDRFDIKADAGGITDIEFITQYLVLRYASDRPKLTRWSDNVRILELLAQNDIMDDAEARALTHAYTTLRDALHHLALQELPGNVAPDAFSQEREQVSASWQKWLMA, encoded by the coding sequence ATGCCGCTTTCTTCGCAATTACAGCAGCACTGGCAGACGGTCACAGACCGGCTACCGGCGGATTTTCCAGTATCCACATTAAGTGAGCAGGCGCAGTCGGTGATGGCATTCAGCGATTTCGTCGAGCACAGTCTGGTCGCCCAACCGCAATGGCTGGCGGAGCTTGAAAGCTCGCCACCTGAGGCGCAGGAGTGGCGTCATTATGCCGACTGGCTACAGATGCGTCTTGCAGAGGTGAATGATGAAGCCACGTTGATGCGCGAGCTGCGCCAGTTTCGCCGCTGGATAATGGTGCGTATCGCCTGGGCCCAGTCGTTATCGCTGGTCAGCGAAGAGAGCAGTTTGCAGCAACTGAGCGTGCTGGCGGAGACGCTGATTGTCGCCGCTCGCGACTGGCTTTACGTTGCCTGTTGCCGCGAATGGGGGACTCCGTGCAATGCTGAAGGTTCGCCGCAGCCGCTGTTGATTTTGGGGATGGGTAAACTTGGCGGCGGCGAGCTTAACTTCTCCTCCGACATCGACCTGATTTTTGCCTGGCCGGAGCACGGCTCCACGCAAGGTGGGCGTCGGGAGTTGGATAACGCGCAGTTTTTTACCCGTCTTGGACAACGTTTAATCAAGGTCCTGGATCAACCCACTCAGGATGGTTTCGTTTATCGCGTCGACATGCGCCTGCGCCCGTTTGGCGATAGCGGCCCACTGGTTTTGAGCTTCGCCGCGCTGGAGGATTATTACCAGGAGCAGGGGCGCGACTGGGAGCGATACGCGATGGTGAAAGCTCGGATTATGGGCGATAACGATGGCATTTATGCCAGCGAGCTGCGCGCCATGCTGCGACCGTTCGTCTTCCGTCGCTACATCGATTTCAGCGTCATTCAGTCCCTGCGCAACATGAAGGGGATGATTGCCCGTGAAGTTCGTCGCCGAGGGTTAAAGGACAATATCAAGCTCGGCGCGGGCGGTATCCGCGAGATTGAATTTATCGTCCAGGTCTTCCAGCTGATTCGCGGCGGGCGCGAGCCGATGCTGCAACAGCGTGCTTTGTTGCCGACGCTGGCCGCTATCGAAGAGCTTCATCTGTTACCTGAAGGCGATGCGCCAAGGCTGCGAGATGCCTATCTGTTTTTACGTCGCCTGGAAAACTTACTGCAAAGCATCAACGACGAGCAGACGCAAACCCTGCCGCAGGATGAGCTTAATCGCGCCCGGCTGGCGTGGGGGATGGGCGCTGCCGACTGGGATGCCCTTAGCGCGCGGCTGGCCGAGCAGATGGCCAATGTGCGACAGGTTTTTAATGAATTGATTGGCGACGATGAAGCGCAGTCGCCGGATGAACAGCTTGCAGAGTACTGGCGAGAACTGTGGCAGGACGCGCTTGAAGAGGACGATACCAGCCCGGCGCTGGCGCATCTTGCGGATAACGATCGCCGCAGCGTGCTGGCGCTGATCGCCGATTTCCGTAAAGAACTGGACCGACGCACGATTGGTCCGCGCGGTCGTCAGGTGCTTGATCAGCTCATGCCGCATCTGCTTAGCGAAATTTGTTCACGTGCGGATGCTCCGGTACCGCTGGCGCGCATTACGCCGCTACTGACCGGGATCGTTACCCGTACCACTTATCTTGAACTACTGAGCGAATTCCCCGGCGCGTTAAAGCATCTGATTAGCCTGTGCGCCGCTTCGCCGATGGTCGCCAGCCAGCTGGCGCGACACCCGCTGCTGCTGGACGAACTGCTGGATCCGAATACCCTCTATCAGCCAACGGCCACTGACGCATATCGTGATGAGTTGCGCCAGTATCTGCTGCGCGTGCCGGAAGAGGATGAAGAGCAGCAACTGGAAGCATTGCGCCAGTTCAAACAGGCTCAGTTGTTACACATTGCTGCCGCCGATATCGCCGGGACGCTGCCGGTGATGAAAGTGAGCGATCACTTAACCTGGCTGGCTGAGGCGATGATTGACGCGGTGGTCCAGCAGGCATGGCTGCAAATGGTCGCCCGCTATGGTCAGCCAACGCATCTGCATGACCGCCAGGGGCGCGGCTTTGCGGTGGTTGGCTACGGCAAGCTGGGGGGCTGGGAACTGGGCTACAGTTCTGACCTCGATCTGGTGTTCCTGCATGACTGCCCGATGGAAGTGATGACCGACGGCGAGCGCGAAATTGATGGCCGCCAGTTTTATCTGCGCCTGGCGCAGCGCATCATGCATCTTTTCAGCACCCGAACGCCTTCGGGCATTCTGTACGAAGTGGATGCTCGCTTACGTCCTTCTGGCGCGGCGGGTATGCTGGTCACCACCACCGATTCCTTTGCTGATTATCAGCAAAACGAAGCCTGGACCTGGGAACATCAGGCGCTGGTTCGCGCTCGCGTTGTCTATGGCGACCCTGAGCTACAGGCGCGTTTTGACGTGATTCGTCGGGATATTCTTACCACTGCGCGCGAAGGCGAAAAACTGCAAACTGAAGTGCGGGAAATGCGTGAAAAAATGCGCGCTCACCTCGGCAATAAGCACCATGATCGCTTTGATATTAAAGCTGATGCTGGCGGGATCACGGATATTGAATTTATTACCCAGTATCTGGTCCTACGCTATGCCAGTGATAGGCCTAAGCTCACGCGTTGGTCTGATAACGTGCGCATTCTGGAACTGTTGGCGCAGAACGATATTATGGACGATGCAGAGGCGAGGGCATTGACCCATGCCTACACCACGTTACGCGATGCGTTGCATCACCTGGCCCTGCAGGAGCTGCCGGGGAACGTGGCGCCTGACGCGTTTAGTCAGGAACGTGAACAGGTCAGCGCCAGCTGGCAGAAGTGGTTGATGGCTTAA
- the hldE gene encoding bifunctional D-glycero-beta-D-manno-heptose-7-phosphate kinase/D-glycero-beta-D-manno-heptose 1-phosphate adenylyltransferase HldE codes for MKVTLPEFERAEVLVVGDVMLDRYWYGPTSRISPEAPVPVVKVENIEERPGGAANVAMNIASLGATSRLVGLTGIDDAARALSKALADVNVKCDFVSLPTHPTITKLRVLSRNQQLIRLDFEEGFSGVDPQPMHERIQQALSSIGALVLSDYAKGALTSVQTMIKLARDAGVPVLIDPKGTDFERYRGATLLTPNLSEFEAVAGKCQNEAEIVERGMKIITDFELSALLVTRSEQGMTLLQPGRPALHMPTQAQEVYDVTGAGDTVIGVLAATLASGNSLEEACYFANAAAGVVVGKLGTSTVSPIELENAVRGRSETGFGVMNEEELKLAVVAARKRGEKVVMTNGVFDILHAGHVSYLANARKLGDRLIVAVNSDASTKRLKGESRPVNPLDQRMIVLGALEAVDWVVSFEEDTPQRLIAGILPDLLVKGGDYKPEQIAGSEEVWANGGEVLVLNFEDGCSTTNIIKKIQKDSEK; via the coding sequence ATGAAAGTAACGCTGCCAGAGTTTGAACGTGCAGAAGTGTTGGTGGTTGGCGATGTGATGCTGGACCGCTACTGGTATGGCCCTACTAGCCGAATTTCGCCGGAAGCGCCGGTGCCGGTGGTGAAAGTAGAAAATATCGAAGAACGTCCTGGTGGTGCGGCAAACGTAGCGATGAACATTGCGTCGCTCGGTGCGACTTCTCGCCTGGTTGGCCTGACCGGGATTGACGATGCTGCCCGTGCGTTAAGCAAGGCGCTGGCCGATGTTAATGTGAAGTGCGACTTTGTTTCCCTGCCGACGCATCCAACAATCACCAAGCTACGCGTGCTTTCGCGCAACCAGCAGCTGATTCGTCTTGATTTCGAAGAAGGTTTCTCTGGTGTCGATCCGCAGCCGATGCACGAGCGTATTCAGCAGGCGCTGAGCTCTATTGGTGCGCTGGTGCTGTCTGACTACGCCAAAGGCGCGCTGACCAGCGTGCAGACCATGATTAAGCTCGCTCGTGACGCGGGCGTTCCGGTGTTGATCGACCCGAAAGGCACTGATTTTGAACGCTATCGTGGTGCTACGCTGCTGACGCCGAACCTATCCGAGTTTGAAGCGGTAGCGGGGAAATGTCAGAACGAAGCGGAAATCGTTGAGCGTGGGATGAAAATCATCACTGATTTTGAGCTGTCTGCGCTGCTGGTCACTCGCTCCGAGCAGGGTATGACGCTGCTGCAACCGGGCCGACCGGCTCTGCATATGCCGACTCAGGCGCAGGAGGTTTATGACGTTACCGGCGCGGGCGATACGGTGATTGGCGTGCTGGCCGCGACGCTGGCTTCCGGTAATTCGCTGGAAGAAGCCTGCTACTTCGCCAACGCGGCGGCAGGCGTGGTGGTGGGCAAACTCGGTACCTCTACCGTTTCGCCTATCGAGCTGGAAAATGCGGTTCGCGGGCGTTCAGAAACGGGCTTTGGCGTGATGAACGAAGAAGAGCTGAAGCTGGCAGTGGTCGCGGCGCGTAAACGCGGCGAGAAAGTCGTGATGACCAACGGCGTGTTCGACATTCTGCACGCGGGCCACGTCTCCTATCTGGCGAATGCGCGCAAGCTGGGTGACCGCCTGATTGTTGCCGTTAACAGCGACGCATCGACCAAACGTCTGAAAGGCGAGTCTCGCCCGGTGAACCCGCTGGATCAGCGAATGATCGTGCTGGGCGCGCTGGAAGCTGTCGACTGGGTGGTCTCTTTTGAAGAAGATACGCCACAGCGGCTGATTGCAGGCATTCTGCCGGACCTGTTGGTGAAAGGCGGCGACTACAAGCCGGAGCAGATTGCCGGTAGTGAAGAAGTGTGGGCAAACGGCGGCGAGGTGCTGGTGCTCAACTTTGAAGATGGTTGTTCGACAACCAATATCATTAAGAAGATCCAGAAAGATAGCGAAAAATAA